Genomic segment of Panicum virgatum strain AP13 chromosome 2K, P.virgatum_v5, whole genome shotgun sequence:
CAGAGACGAGGTAGATCTGTGAAttgttcatgattttatctacatagaattaattctgataaaataaacaaaatagacatcagattagcaagattcatttttagctcctgttctactCATGAACTGAGGTtcaaacttcatgtacaagctaagatactcaaggagaacatgcataaatattttcatggtTTATAATGAagagaaactatttaccataattaaagtctactaaacaaacattaaatcaaagaaatagctacacatgagaactgaccacgaaatttttatagcaaaactagtgtcacatgtgtaaactaccataaaatttttggagcaagacaagcttttaatcatcagataagaaaaagataaaacatttagtatttatttacctagtgacacaaaaccatttatacagcaaaaactttcaacaaaagcctaacatattatgattctaatgcatagagctaatcacaaggattccaaaacatcaaactttatatttttctgaatttcctatgaatttctatggaatttcaaagttctcagcaaaaattacaaagaagtccttagtggcactattcatatgagtcacaGTCTATTCACATAACCCCATGGCCTTTCTCTAATTCTAACAACCAAGTCCCTGGCCGAGTCAGAGCAGGGGGCGGTGGTTCGACCGGCCAAAACTGgcgacggcgatcgccggcggcgagggtggggttgggggaaatggagagCAGGCCAAGGCGGACCTCCGGGTGTACTTGGCGCATCGGAAGAGGGTCGGAGGAGGGCTGGAGATGGGGTGttgacggcgagcggcggcgattggagctcggctacggcggcggggtaGTTCCCGTGGAGGTTGGGCGAGAAGAAGGGGCTGGGGAGCTGCGATAGGACGAGGCACAGCTAACGGAGTGGTCAGCGAGGGCGGAGGAGCTGCGGAggggcgggtcgacggcgagggtgAGCTTGTCGGAGTtcacgcggggcggcggcggtgttctgcgggTTCGGGGTAGAGAGCGAGCGAGAGGGCGAGTGGATTGCGATGCTGGGTCTCCAGGGGTGCTGAGGCGCGCGCAAAATGGGAGTCAGGGGTGCTGCTCTgctcgggccacggcggcggcgaggtggcagccgcgAGGAGCTTCTGGGTggcgtggcgaagggaggggAGGTCCAGCGCGAAGGAAGAGGGCGTCGAGGAGCTTCcgtgcgacgcgtgggcgccagcgcgaagcaAAGGCGAAGTCGGAGTTGGCCTACGGCCggcccagagcggcggcgggcggtgctcGGCGCTGACGGCGGGAAACAGAggaaggagctggaggtggaagaaaaaggACCCAaacgcaatttccaaaaattccagggaccagtCTGTAAactagcgataacttttaaaatagggctcaaatgaaaaagtgcccaacatgaaagttgttcaatttttcaagatctacaactttgatgttgtgcaaaaatttatttgatcaaagatttaaGAGCTAAAAttgaaaacataagagggattttgaattccaggaattttgtctttttcaatgtatTTTCACTTTAaacatagacttaaaagcaaatttTGCTGccttgcaataaatgcactgaattttgcaaaaacaccctccacaaaagcaacaattgcacaccctattcaaattaactataaaaaggaccttgcataaaatcataattacacatataacctttatatttacaaaaagatcctttttcaagcaattcaagcacatgatgcataatttgcttctaattaccctaaattggctatttaaaaacctgggccgtCACATATTGTATACTTGTAAAAAGTTTCATGATTTTTGGAGCTGAATTGTATGTCTTgttgataaaaaaaaattagaatcaTCTACAGGTTTCTGTTCACATCACTTAACTGATGGAACGAACGCCGGTGTTAAAAAAGGAATGAAAACTAAGTGTCAATTAGTTAATTTCCTCTCTTATATATCAGTATTTATTGTAGATTGAGCAATTTATTCTTATCTCATCTAAAGTCCCACAGTTCACAGTTAATTCGTTGTACCATAAACTTTATTTCTAGAAATTCTGATGCTGACTTCTATTAAATAGTCTCTCTTAACTTCTTGTCCGAAAATTTAAAGGTAGAATTGGGACCAAACTTTTAGCTAAGACCTTTTGTTGAAACTTTCGGCTCATTTTCTTACAAAATGCTAGGGTACCCGAAACATAAGaaaaatttattggagatgtTTCGATTTTTATAGTTTCTtctaaaattttagaaatttctCTAAATTCTAATCCaaacaaatttcttcaagaaaaTGAAGGGATTTGTGAAATAAGGTGAATAAAGGACATACTACATTCAAAAAATAGAATTTCTTTGATCGTGGACGATGGACTATCTCCATGTGCCCTCAACGTTGTGTCCCCTGCTTTAAGTTAGAACGTATCATAATTATTTACATGATTTCAGAGATTGGGCTTGGCTACATCTTTAAGTAAGAGTATTTCAGACTCGCTCCCTCCTTTTCAAAGCTGGTACACTTATTCTTTTACTTATGCGATTCAAAAGTATAAAGTATAATCATAAGATATTATTTTAATATAAATCTAGTTACATCATATTTGTGTAAAAATGTATCCTAGTAGAGTAATTATTGGCAAAAACTTGCCATAACCAAATAAAATAAGCCttacaaataaaaatagaggGGGTACGACAATATCGCTTAGCCCAAAAGGCAAGAATTTGAACAGCACAAGCGTGATGCATGCACATGGGGTTTCATCATAATACTAAAGAAGCTCAAAGTAGTGCAGAGTACCATAACACTATTGCATGCATGCAAAGACTTTTAGGACAACCTATTTAGTTCGATTTACATTAGAAAATGGTAAAGTATCCCATTATTAATTCTAAATGATACTATATACCACACATTTGTAAAGAAAAATGATGTTTCCATTCGCGTCTAGTTTCGCTTAGGGCAAATACATTGCTATATGTCAACGGTCTTATAGTTCGTTTCATGCAACTCCACGTAGGATTTTTGATTAggtggtggagagagagaggagagagaacaaGATGGTTTTTTCGCTAAAATTTAGGACTATGAGATTACTTTCTCACCATTGTACAAGTTGCTGCTGGTATGCAACtcacaatatttttttaatgcaCAAATTATAGAATTATGTAATACTACGGAAGCTTATAAGACAACACATTGTATGTATTGTCTTTTACATCGTCACAAAATGATGTGGCAACGCATGAGATCGTCTATTAGACTAGACCAATGTACTTGCCTTTTCTTTAGCATCACAAaattttcattaatttgaggCAAGACTACAATCAGCGGCTGCTATATCCAAGAGCCACTCTAGAATATACAACAACAataacatagccttttttctcaagcaagttggggtaggctagagatgaaacccgaaagaaataagttcaaggttcaggcacattgatagctagtctccaagcactcctatccaaagctatctctttagagatattccaatccttaaggtctctcttaaccaactcatcccacgtcagtttaggtctacctctacccctctttacattatcgacccgctcaaaaaccccattacgcaccggcgcctcaggaggccttcgttggacatgtccaaaccatctcagccgatgctgaataagtttctcctcaattggtgccaccccgaccctatcccgaataacttcgttccggactctatccctccttgtgtgcccgcaaaaccaccgcaacatccgcatctctgctacactcagttgctgcacatgtcgcctttttgtaggccaacattcagcaccgtataacatcgccggacgaattgttgtcctatagaatttgccttttagcttttgtggcaccctcttgtcaccaaggatgccagaagcttgccgccatttcaaccagccagctgaaattctatgcctaacatcttcatcaatgtcgccatccttttgtagcaccgatcctaaataccgaaaagtatccttctgggccaccacttgcccatctaaactaacgtctcccccctcatgcctagtagcgctgaaatcgcacatcatgtactcggtcttggtcctactaagtctgaaccctttcgactctaacgtgcgtccacagctctaacttcctattaacccctgccctactctcgtcaactagcaccacatcatcagcaaaaagcatacaccaagggatctcaccttgtatatcccttgtgacctcatccatcactaaagcaaataaataaggactCAATGCTGatccctggtgtaggcctatgttaatagaaaagtcagtggtgttgctatcacatgtccggacaaacgtcgtcgcatccttgtacatatccttaatgagggtaatgtacttagttgggactttatgcttctccaaagcccaccacatgacatttctcggtactttgtcatatgccttctcaaggtcaatgaagaccatgtgcaagtccttcttctgctccctatatctctccatcaattgtcgtattaagaaaatcgcctctaTGGTTGatcttccaggcatgaacccaaattggttttgggtcacacttgtcactcttcttaggcgatgctcgataaccctctcccaaagcttcatcgtatggctcatcagcttaatcccacggtagttagtacaattttgaacatcgcccttgtttttgaagataggtactaatatacttctcctccattctaccggcatcttgtttgaccgaaaaatgagattaaaaagcttagttaaccatactattgctctatctcctagacatctccacacctcaatgggaataccatcagggcccatcgctttacctctcttcattctcttcaaagcctccccgatctctacttcctgaattctcctcacaaaacgtatgtttgtatcgtcaaaagagtcatctaagtcaagggtagggctctcactctccccattaaacaacttgtcgaagtactctctccatctatccatgatctcctcatccttcactagcagtcgatctgtcccatccttaatgcatttgatttgattgatgtcccttgtcttccgctcgcggatcctagccatcctataaatgtcattctccccttctttcgtgcctagccgctgattcaggtcatcatacgccttaccctttgctacactcacagctcgctttccAAATAGAATATAGTCAAACCAAAAATAAGATCGATCGGAGATCAATCCCATACTAGCACATGTGTGAGCTTGCTACCCACCCAATTAACTCTAAACAAAACACAACTCTTGCGTAGTTCTGTGATGTGACAATGTCTTTTACATCGTCTTAAAATAATATAGCAATGCATGAAATTGTCTATTAAACTAGACCAATATACTTACTCGTAGTAGTAAAGGAATAAGAACAAGGTATATAATAGAGCCAACGGTTGGCGGTAAGACCTCTCAACCAAAGTATAGTAGTTTAGGTCAGTCTCAGTGAAAGTGTGATGACACAGTTATTTAGACTAGAATTTTAAGAACTGTGCCagtggagtgtcatggtgatgacactcctctcttctcttttaTCATACTATTGGTACATGCTATCAAATTTAATGTTCATAACACTtttatgacactcccactgaaatTAGCCTTAGTCCTTCGTCACTAATATAAGGCCCACATGTTCCTCTTACAAGTCTTTTTGGTTTTTGTGCTCAAGCTGACTGCAAGCTTGCAGTCtatctctcctttttttctttttcttctccttcacctcAGCATTTAGTCTTCTTGCAGCCTGTTATAATGCTTTCTCTAACACGGGTTAATTTCCAAATAGGTTTATGGAAAATACAAACAACCCTACCTACCGGGTGTACCGAGCGGAGGGCCCGAGTCCCCGTCCGATTTGCAAATCACACGGCGaccaccggcggccggcgggcataGGAGGTGGAGAGGCGACTAGGCAGCGTCCGGAGGAAGCGGCAGCAGTGGAGCATACAATTTTGGGGACGGGGACGGTGGATTGCGATGGAACAGGCGACTGGCGGTGATGCTCGAAGAGGCAGCAACTGGCGGCGGAGGTGCTCAGGAGGCGTTCTAGCTGGTTGCGGGGACGGTCGAGGAGGCGTCAGCTAGCGGCAGTAAAGTTCATGGGAGCGGTGGATATATCTTGAGCTCTCCATGGCAGTACGATTTTTCTCTCCCTCTAGCTTCGATTTCGGAGTGTATTTTTGTTCCGAGCGCTCCATCTTTCTCCCCTAATCTAGGATAGAAAATTGCGGAGCAGAAGCGCCACCACATCCTAAAATAGCATAGATTTATCATTGGTTTGCTCGGGCTCCTCCATGCGGCAATGCCTCGCCACCACTTCCTTTCATTTTCTCCCCAACCGGAGGTCCAGCCTGaatttccttcctccttcggTCCTTCCTTTGAGGAATGCATGTCTTGAAGGGAGATATGGAAGATGGATTGAAATGAGGTATGGTACATTGCAAATTTCCTACTTTGCTCCCCTGTTTGTTGGTTTAGTTTTTTGTTGGAGTACTATGTTGTTGCAGCGTGTTCTGCATTCAGGTTGggcaaaaaaatattatgtacCTCGATGCATCATGGGTTACGAGAAAGAAAGAACTTTCATGACTGCTGTCAGTGTTTTCTTTTCTGGAAAATACAGAATTGTCTGTATCATGGGAAATTAACTCTTTGCTCACAATGCTAAGGCCGCGGAGGATTTCAAAATATTGTCGCACTGCACATTGGTATAGACTCAATGAGCACATTGCAATTCGACAATTATATAAGGATGATCCAATCAACTTTAGATAGATGGCTTGCCCTGCCAGCATGCAACTTTGATGAGTTGATTTATCACCATCCCACAATGCACAGAGAGTTCCACTTTTTTCTTTGTGTTGGATGACAAAATGCTATCACTTCATAAAAGGTTGCATAACCGATGTGCAAATTGAACCGAAATAGTAGTAGCGGTTGAACTTGGAAGGCCATTCTTTTATGATGATTGCCATGTACCTGTATAAGAGATGTTGTGCTCCGTATACCCTATTTTAGAGGATTCTTAAAGCAAATTAACTGATATGAGGATGAGGCAGATCTGTGTAACCTGTAAAACATTAAATAGATCCAATAGTTGCCTCCACCTAATACAGTATCTGCATAAAATCTTTACTATGTGTTAGCATTAATCTTGTTACTAGATTGTGTCCAGGTCCAGCTTTTGTCTATGTTCATTCCTATTAGTGCTAGGTAGATTGCAGCTTCTAGTTAAAGAGAATAGTATGCAGATCGTATAGTCTTGATTGCATTAATTAGGAGGATATCATGGGCAGGTGTGCAGCCTTTTATCCTCTATATATTGCGAGAAAACGATGAGGGCTAGAGTGGCccgagtcaaaaaaaaaaacttgtgtgTTGTTGTGTTCTCATGGGTGTCCACCAGAGAAGAAATACTGGTGTATTTGTGATAAGCATCTAGAAAGTGAGGGACTAGTTTCCAACAATATGATTTAGTCATTTATGCTGTACATATTTATTCTGCCTTACTAGCTACCTAAGTTTTGTATACTTTTCTAAAGAGGAGTACTCAGCAAACCCCAAATGTAAATCATTTATTCATGTCTCCCGGTCTCCCCAAAATGTGAGTAAAATAGTGGATATGTTGCTATTCCAAGGTCATGCAACTGATTTGATgtattcttttttaaaaaaaacttttagaTGCAATGCATATGGAAGTTTTCTTATAGGGCAGACTGTCTTCTCTTAAAAAATATACAAGTATTTAAATGATACAAGAGGATTTTCTCCTAAGAATGCTTCAAAAGCCACATCCTTTTCTGATTCTTGGGGTTACACTATGGACCATCTCATATAACACGATAATTTCACAAAATATGAATGGGAATTCATAAAAGCATTTTCTTCAACTAACATGGTTACTACTTGCCAGGTACGCAGTGACAAATCTATCCATGATAATTTTCTGAAATTATCATTCAGTAAGCTCTTGCATGCTGCAGAATGGATGAAGTGAGTGTGGAAAGGGTGCCACTGGTATCTGTTGCTTCTGACTCTGTCAATGTAGAAGCAAGTTTGATTGATTCAGAACCTCCTGCTGCCTTAGATTTTCCTAAAAAAGCCCCGGTTGTTCATAGTAGACATTTAAGTGAAGATTTAAGTGCCCTTACAATTAATGATTTGCGTGTGAACAATGGAGAGCAGAATTGCAATGAGCAGATTGAAGGAAAGGGCGTAAATAGTCATGGTCACATTAGACATTTTAGTACAGATTTAAGTTCCCTTGAAATTAATGATTTATACGCAAACAAAGGAGAGGAGAATGGCCATAACCTGCTTTGTGGAAAGGGAGAAAGTCGCCCTAACTCAGCTGAAAGAAACATTTATAAGGCAGCAGAGATTGCTGAACGCTTCATTAAATCTATAGATAACAGAGTGCTTGTTGACACTGGAGCACCAATAGAATCCGTTAAAGAGGCAGTAAGCAAATTTGGAGGTATTCTCGACTGGAAGGAGGTAATGTCTATTTTACTGAAATGTTCTCTGTATGTCtcgttgccttttttttttggtgttaACTTATGAAATATCGTGGATCCTGTTTATTTTGTGCAGAGACGTAAAAATGTTCAAAATGCACTTGACAAGGCACTTGAAGATACTCCTGATTACCAAAGAAGAGCAGAAGCTACAGAAGTTGAGAAAAATAAAGTTCTAATGGAATTGTGTACCACTAGGCGAACCATAGAAGGGCTCAAGCTTAACTTGGAGAAGGCACAAACTGAGGCAATACAAGCACAACAAGACTCAGAGCTCGCTAATATACGGTTCAAGGAGATACAACAGGGAATTGCTTGCAGAGAGAGTGCTGCAGCAAAGGCAGAGATTGAGCTCGCAAAATACCGCCATGCTAATGCCTTAGCAGAACTACAGTCAGTGAAAGATGAGCTGGCACAACTTCAGAAGGAGTACACAGCCTTAAAAACTAAAAGGGACAATGCTGAGACAAAGGCATGTGAATCCAATGCTGCATCACAGGAGATTGAGAAGACCGTTGATGACCTCACCCTTGAGCTCATCGCATTGAAACAATTGTTGACATCTTCTCAAGCTACTCATATCATAGcagaggaacaaaaattaaattTCGCTTTGGCATATCAACAAGAGAAGGCAAAATGGCAGAATGAGCTGAAGCAAGTTGATGATGAGGTTCAAAAGATACATGATGCAGCAGCAGTCAATAAAGATCTCGAGTCCAAGCTAGAAGCTGCCTCTACACTGTTGGTGAAGTTGCAAGATCAGTTTTCTACTTATTTAAAAGGGGAGGAATGGCCTGAAGAGGTTAGCCTAGATGGAGAGGCAGGGATCCCAATTGTTAGTACTCGGGCGAAGCTGGCAAAGAGTAGGAAGGAGCTGGAGGACATGAGGGCAGACATTAAAAGGGCCAAGGATGAGGTCAGAATACTTTGGAATGCTGCTGCTACACTGCGAGCTGATATAGAGAGGAACGAGACAGATCTGGGGGCATTGAGACACAAAGAGCACCTTGCTTCTGTTTCTGTCTCATCTCTACAGGAAGAATTGAGCAACAAGACATATGAGCTCAATATTGTCCATGAAAGAACAAAAGCAGCTGAGATGCCTGCAGAGCTACAGCAGGCAACTAAAGTCATGGAACAAGCAAACTCAAAAGCTCAGATGGCCCGTCATGAGCTGGCGAAGGCTAGGGAAGAGGCAGATCAAGCCAAGGCACAAGTCAATGTCGCCAAGTTGAGGCTCGAAGCAGTGTCGAGGGAGATTCTTGCAGTGAACACATCTGAAGAAATTGCAACCGCCTCAGCAAATGCACTGCAAGAATACAAGCTGGAAACACATATAGACCCCCAAGTTGAACGAGTAAGCGACAACTATGTGACGTTATCACTTGAAGAGTACGATGCGTTAAGCAAGAAAGCACAAGATGCTGAGGACCTTGCCAAGAAGCGGGTCATTAAGGCTGTTGAGAAGATTAAGCAAGCCAAGGATGCAGAGGTGAGGAGCTTGAATCAGATGGAGCAGTTGGCCAAGCAAATCAATGGGAGGAAGTTGGAGCTGAGGGCCGCACAGGAGAAAGCTAATTCGGCACAGTATGGCAAGTTGACCATGGAGAACGAGCTGAGGAAGCGGTGGGCCACACATGAGCAACAGACAGATGCGGGTGAGTCAGCCCATGGCATTGCTGATCTCCCAAATTTGAAGAACTCGTCGTTGTCTTTTGATGCAGCATCATCCACCTCCAATCCTCAAATGGTTGGATCATTGTCTAGAGCTGACACGATAGCGGCAACTAGGGTGAAAGAATCGAAGCCACGGAAGTCGTTGTTTCCACGGTCCATAGTAGCTATGTTTGTTTCTAGGAAGAAGACACATTGAAAGTAACATTCCTTTCCACTGATAAGAGCGTGGTAAGTTCTTTAGTATGATTAATTTGTACATGTACTCGTGTAGCATATAGGATACAATTTCAAACACGGAATGCAGAAGCGATTCagaaattttatttaatttgtgCTGAAGATTTTATCGAGCATTGGTTGAGTTGCCTCTCTGATCACTGTGCTAATATTGTTAGAAGCATACAACACGACTCCTTGTCTGCTGTTGACTTGAGAATTTCATGTTGGCTGTTGAAAAATTGAAaacgatcgggtgctctagctaaaaggggaggggtgaattagacactattaaaatcttaacatatggctccaactaatttgcacaaaacttaaactagatcaagctatttagatgtgcaactacggttcaccttagtgtgaaaacccttatcccaaaagagttttgcaacctatatccaatcctagcaagatgcTACACTaaaaaagtaaaggcacacaagttgcaatatgaaatgcgaaagcttaaagatagggatgagaggaagcaaactctcaacacgaggatttatcccgtggttcggattgccacaaagacgcctctacgtccacgttgttgaagcactcacgaagagtatcgcttcccggcaatcaagtctcttccgtgaacacaatcacggtcaccttgatcccgatcttcactaagggagattgcccatgaaggaggggtctccgtcccccgcacaatgtcgtcgacgccgctccacaccaagccggagggtcgttgacttgccggcgagtcaccaaagctccaaggaggccggcgcaccgagatacaactttggttcactctagaaccacagcacaaggatctaaatcttgcttgatcactcactcaagtgCTAACCTTGCACAAACACTCACAAAagttgtgctaaggactaaggatttgatctttatgctcttggatggcttggagatgttcttgggtgtgtgtgggatgtccaacAACTCCAgtaaacttcaaatggccggggtgaggcgtatatataggccaccaagtcttgtagccgttgctccaacggtcagcagaaaacagcataccatcggatgaaccgatgcctctgcctggggtggcgtcggttcatccggtcactctcagactcgaagtagccgttgagcttctgacgcactgtTTGCGacaccaccggtttaaccgatgactgtgtgtcggttaaaccggtcactcacagcactcaactagccattggtttctttctctcctgctgacgtcattacaccagtgctatgctccgatgcaccaccggttcaaccggtgctgaaggcttggctcctTCGTGCTTgatatcgtctctggaacatagtacatccaatgcaccgatgcctagcttgacgccgtcggttcaaccggtgacctgGCTATCTTGACTTGGTCTTCGCTTGATCTCCATTTGCTGCTTAGACTTGCACCGATGCcaaggcgtcggatcttccgacaaccatcggatgcaccgatgctataggcatcggttcttccggtgctactgatttcagtagaactcgtccaattcagcgtttctttttgttctttcttcgtgttttgttttgtatagcctttttacttcatccctgggatctagaaatgttcacttaataaAAGCATT
This window contains:
- the LOC120681187 gene encoding protein WEAK CHLOROPLAST MOVEMENT UNDER BLUE LIGHT 1-like isoform X1 yields the protein MRQCLATTSFHFLPNRRSSLNFLPPSVLPLRNACLEGRYGRWIEMRMDEVSVERVPLVSVASDSVNVEASLIDSEPPAALDFPKKAPVVHSRHLSEDLSALTINDLRVNNGEQNCNEQIEGKGVNSHGHIRHFSTDLSSLEINDLYANKGEENGHNLLCGKGESRPNSAERNIYKAAEIAERFIKSIDNRVLVDTGAPIESVKEAVSKFGGILDWKERRKNVQNALDKALEDTPDYQRRAEATEVEKNKVLMELCTTRRTIEGLKLNLEKAQTEAIQAQQDSELANIRFKEIQQGIACRESAAAKAEIELAKYRHANALAELQSVKDELAQLQKEYTALKTKRDNAETKACESNAASQEIEKTVDDLTLELIALKQLLTSSQATHIIAEEQKLNFALAYQQEKAKWQNELKQVDDEVQKIHDAAAVNKDLESKLEAASTLLVKLQDQFSTYLKGEEWPEEVSLDGEAGIPIVSTRAKLAKSRKELEDMRADIKRAKDEVRILWNAAATLRADIERNETDLGALRHKEHLASVSVSSLQEELSNKTYELNIVHERTKAAEMPAELQQATKVMEQANSKAQMARHELAKAREEADQAKAQVNVAKLRLEAVSREILAVNTSEEIATASANALQEYKLETHIDPQVERVSDNYVTLSLEEYDALSKKAQDAEDLAKKRVIKAVEKIKQAKDAEVRSLNQMEQLAKQINGRKLELRAAQEKANSAQYGKLTMENELRKRWATHEQQTDAGESAHGIADLPNLKNSSLSFDAASSTSNPQMVGSLSRADTIAATRVKESKPRKSLFPRSIVAMFVSRKKTH
- the LOC120681187 gene encoding protein WEAK CHLOROPLAST MOVEMENT UNDER BLUE LIGHT 1-like isoform X2, whose protein sequence is MDEVSVERVPLVSVASDSVNVEASLIDSEPPAALDFPKKAPVVHSRHLSEDLSALTINDLRVNNGEQNCNEQIEGKGVNSHGHIRHFSTDLSSLEINDLYANKGEENGHNLLCGKGESRPNSAERNIYKAAEIAERFIKSIDNRVLVDTGAPIESVKEAVSKFGGILDWKERRKNVQNALDKALEDTPDYQRRAEATEVEKNKVLMELCTTRRTIEGLKLNLEKAQTEAIQAQQDSELANIRFKEIQQGIACRESAAAKAEIELAKYRHANALAELQSVKDELAQLQKEYTALKTKRDNAETKACESNAASQEIEKTVDDLTLELIALKQLLTSSQATHIIAEEQKLNFALAYQQEKAKWQNELKQVDDEVQKIHDAAAVNKDLESKLEAASTLLVKLQDQFSTYLKGEEWPEEVSLDGEAGIPIVSTRAKLAKSRKELEDMRADIKRAKDEVRILWNAAATLRADIERNETDLGALRHKEHLASVSVSSLQEELSNKTYELNIVHERTKAAEMPAELQQATKVMEQANSKAQMARHELAKAREEADQAKAQVNVAKLRLEAVSREILAVNTSEEIATASANALQEYKLETHIDPQVERVSDNYVTLSLEEYDALSKKAQDAEDLAKKRVIKAVEKIKQAKDAEVRSLNQMEQLAKQINGRKLELRAAQEKANSAQYGKLTMENELRKRWATHEQQTDAGESAHGIADLPNLKNSSLSFDAASSTSNPQMVGSLSRADTIAATRVKESKPRKSLFPRSIVAMFVSRKKTH